ATTCAATAAATCTCTATAAAGCATATAGATAATTAATGAAATAAGCTTAATTTAtggttcatgatgcatctaaactAATTATACCATAAGCTTAATAGTTTAATTTAACTTATCATATGCTACATATGTAATTTCTAAGATGACGGTTGGAGGACTTTGGTACATTAATTGATAAACATTGAGCTCTCTCACCACCCAAAATTATTGGCAATTAGAGGACTTTGGTACATTTTCCACCCTCAAACCCCAAGGCTCAAGAAATAAAGAATATGAAAAATATATTACACACTGCTGGTGAAACTATAGAGGATGATACCCAATAACATCGCTTAATGAATGACATACTGATATCCCAACTACTCTTTAAAGGATTTGCCCCATTGGATAATGAGTTTTTGAAAGAAACCTATACGCAACTCTAATAATTCAGGGGAAGTGGTCCTCCACATGTGGGAACCTTATGTCTAAGGCTAACGAAGAAGGAAAATGTAACTTCTCATGTGTGGTgtgatgcaaaaaatgaactaCTTTGCGAGAGAATCTACAAATATGCTAAGAGGGTATTAGAATTGGTGGAACATGTGCGAAAGGAGCCATCTCTAGTGACATGATTATAAGGCTTCCAATTATCCTATAAAATGGCCAAATTTAGTCGGACTCTTTCTTAAAATGCAACATGAGCTTAAACATATATATGATGGGAGAAGACATTACATTATGAATACTTtgtagaggttttttttttttttaatattgtttaTTTAATTTATCATTATTAATTTGTTAGTATTTTAGTAATTTATTGGTATGAAAGGACTCAGGCCTACACAATGCTTAGTTTAGTTTAAAGGTAGGTTTGAGGCTTTATCAAAATTGGTTCACCACAATAGTCCATTTTATATCGAATTATTTtacatgatttgaaaattttaaaagaatTTACTGCTAGAAGCTTTACCTGGTGTACATATCcactttttaatatataaatatttcatATATTATTTAATATAAAAAATCATTTACTTGTAAATAATTCACTTTTCAGATGTAAGTTGATTACAACTTTAAACTTAAAATGCATTCACTCATCCTCTAAataacaattttgtttaatgtaATCTCTGTGAACTCGAGTTGCAAGAAgtgtttgaaattgaaaataaattatGCTATTAGACCATACCATATTCCCACTGTCTTAGTGCAAACAAGAACCAGAGAAAGTAGTCAATCTCACCATCTTAAACTAACCAAAATCTTCAATGAGAGGTGTCCATCTCAACCACTATAACATTTTGAAGAATCTTCCCCGGGAATTATGTGGTCCTCGGCCAGAGGATATGCACATTTGTCGATTGTCTCCTGAGTGTGGTCCATGCTTCAGTAGTTTAGACCGTGAGTTACGTATGATTTCTCGGGCTGAATTCACGTTTGTTCGAAAAGATCTTAGACTACCGTTTGGGGTCCACTCATAATGAGTATATGGAATCCAAACCGCTAATCTGGTGGACCATCTCATGTTCACCATGGATCCAGAGATTCATTCTCCTCCCGAAttttaggtgggacacaccacagggaGTAATTTATAATCATTTCTCGGAAATACAAATCCTCCGCTGGTagtctcaggagtttcaacacccagtcaagggttcgagtacccataggtggtgaaattcaacTGCAGCGTgaatgtgtgggggtgtgtgtgcgtgtgtaataaataaataaataaataaattcacatGGTCTGGCCCACAGGAGCTATTGAATGACCTGGTTTTAGGTGTGGTCCTTTGTCCTGGTGTTCTCAACTGATGAATAGCTGGGGTGGTTTACACAAAACACGGCTGTCATCATATTTCATCTGGAAGTTTCTACGGTAGGTGTCACCCTCACCAATGtcctccattgtttcctttggtgtggcccacctgagaaatgAATTAGAATGAATTTTGAGATCTGGGCTTAATATGATGGGCCctaccagatgaacggtttggattccacataaacatcactgttagccTACACAATTCGAAGCGCACGGTAGCTTAATCTGTATTGGAACGCATGTGTACAAACCCATCTCAGCCATTGAAGTTTTGGCCTGTTTTCAGTTGACTTTGGACGAAGGTCGGTTGTTCTTTTCTTCTCAATCGTGGGTTTGCAGATAATCGGGTAAGGGTTTATATCATCTTATCAAAAATAGCTCACTGCTTCACTGTATCCACTCTAGGATCATCCATAGATCTGGATCACCTAACGTGGGCCCATCGAGGATACTGGCATACTGCATTGAGAAATACTCAGATACTCTGGCAAAGTACAGTACTCAGTATGCACGCACACAAAAGTTATACACGTGGCATCGTATGCCTCAAATTCAAAAGTCCCACTGGGTTGGTTTACAACTCAAAAGTCCCACCAGACATATAATCTCAGCTGGCCAATTGCTGGACATCTAATAATCGATGGTCCAAATTAAAAAGATAAGTGACATTGATCTGAGGTCAGGATCATCCCATAATTTTAATTATCGGGCTATGCACTATCAACAGCGGATCTCGTTATTTCCACTGTTGGATCTGAAGTTAATGAATGCCACATGTGTAATACCCACGTGCATGCGTACGGAGCAttgcactctgccagagtattaaagaaCTGTGTTCCTCTACAGTCCTCGGGCAGAGGAGCATATAACTCGGCTGTTCCTCTCCCCGAGTCACTATCCATCTCCCTACCAAACCAAATCATTCCTATCTCTCACACATGCAACTGCTCTTTTAaaagagcctctctctctctctctctctctctctctctatttattaaCTCATTACAGTCGAAGGAAACGGTTCCTTGCATGGCAATCTCAATCTCAAATGCTTGCAATTTCCAGAGCTCCTGAAAAAGAAACCACTTATTAGATTTTTCCACCCAATACCCATTTGGGCTTTGTTAAAACTACCTTTTCATTGCTTTTTCTGTACTGTTTGTGTGTAATTCTTTAATCTAGCTTGAGTCTGTACACATGGGTTTTGCTTGTTTTCCTTCCTTTAAGTTCACCCATCTCTCATTTCTGATGGGTTGTTTCGGTTTCCCGATTTCCTTTCTGTTGAGTGAGTATTTGGGTGTGGAAGCTTCAGTTTCCAGAATGAAGTATTAGAGATTTATGGGCTGTTCGATCTCGGATGAGAAATGGGGCGGCGATTGGTTCTCGCAATGGTGCTTTTCTGCATCGCAATTGGTTCTGAATTCCATGGATCTGAAGGTAATGAAGTGAGCTGAGTTTGTAATATGGGtgtaggatttattttttttatgcccTTTCTTTGGGTTTAGGACTATTTTGATTTAGACCCCATTTTAGTTATTTGATGGACATTACTTGAATTGatgtgattttcatgttttctttcacTGAGAATGCGTATATGTGCGATTATATTGGTGGATGTTTTTCTTTCAGATGTATTCGTATGTATGGAATTGTTGTGTTTCCCTGTTTGGAGAAGGAATTAGGATCTGGGTTCTTCTCAATGAATTGGGATCGTTATTGTTTCAATAATAGTCGGTAATGCTTTGGATGGGATCCGATGTATGGAGATCACTTTGTTGGGAAGTCAGTTCTGGTGGTATCTTCATTACAAGAATTCTGTTGTGTGGCAGAACCTTGAAGAAAATTCCATTCATTATCTTAAGTGGAGCTTAGACTCTCTTACTTttggtttctctctctttcatctcaATTAGCATGATAGGGACTATGGAGTTTTTATACTTATGTGATTTAAGATGTATTTCATGAGTGAAATCAGTTTATTGCATGGATGTAAATTGCTGCATGCCTATATGAGATATTTTCTGTAAGTTGTTTGATGTTTGTATATTGAATTGGGGGTATTTCAAAGCTTGTTCACCCAAGCTGTTTGGAGTACAGAATTTCAACAATTCTTTTAGCATTGTATAGGCTTGTGCATCAAATGCAATCTTCTTCAGACCTTGCTCATGCCCTTTCTACACATTGATGCAAGGGTTCCTTGCCTTTTCCCAATCTGCCTGGTGCCACCAAAAGCTAAACATGGCTTGACTTAGGTTCCATTTTGGGGTTACCTCCAAATTGTGTTTGGTGGGGCTTCCCAAGCGTGCTTGTTTTCTCGAGCGGCCTGGAAAACAGAACCCCTATTGAATGGGTTTACATCCTCCTTCCCCCATCCCCCTTTTTGCCGCAAATCACTGGAGAAATAAGAataagaactctctctctctctctctctctctctctctctctctcatcatttatctcaaccacaatttcACGGTAATGCATCTTGTCAGCCTTGGAACCGTGAGCACCCACATGTACTGTTATCTACTTGAGATATTTATGGAATGCTAATGTCTTTCTGAGGAGATCAGTGCGTGGCATTCCTTCCATTTATGTAGTATGAATGAACTTGCTCTAACTACAATTGTATATTCAATGAGGAATTTGATTCACTTGACCAAGGTCGCTTATCTCCTTGCATAAGCACATGGTTCATTCCATATCTTATTGTACAGATAACATGCCCCATGAATTGTGGCATTAGATAGTTACTGTGGACAGAAAATGTCATGAAAAAGCAGTTAATACAAATACACCTGGAAGTTATACTGCCATAGGTGTAACCAGGTAAAGCTCTGTGAATCTTACATAGTTATACTAATATGGTTTTGCAGGATCTGCTGCATATCTGCTTAGAAAattgcaatcaaaatcattatacGTGCCACCATTTGCTTATAGGATTGTGCTACCGATAACCTTGGGGGCTCCGTCTAAGAGCATAGATATGGAAGTTCATCTCTCAAGATTGATTGCCCCTTCTATGCTTGCACCACATGGACCCATAGAAAAAGGTTACTCTTTACGATTGTTCAGGTACTTCTAGTTTCTTATAGTTTTGTTATGGATATGTAATTATTTGGTTCTCTTGCAGGCTATGCTAATTCCTCACAACCGACATTTCCTGCGCCTCGTCCTACCGAAGATAGAACACCCACTTTTGAATACCATGGAAAATCGCCAAGAACAAGTCCACCAGGTCCACTAGCTTTACCTAAAGGTGACCTTTATTAAATCACTATCCTACCAAAATGTATTTGCACTCATCATCATTTGATGAGGATTACTGCTTGCAATCCAGTATCAGTTTCACCTCTTCCAATGATGTTGCCACCGAAGTTGGCACCTGCACCGCCAGGAGTGCAAGATCCAGTAGCGTCCGCACCCCAGAATGCTCCATCTCATCATAAAAGCAAGGAACATAAGCAATCAAGGGGGGTGGCCCCATCCACGGGGAATCAGACACCCCACGCAGTTGATGGGGCAGGTTATCTCTCTCAATATTagcatttcatcatcatcattgtcataattatcatcacatcatagctttgTCCAAGCTATTTGCGCATCGACATTACCACTTACTCCCTGCAAATATGTCTCTGTTATGCTGAATTTTCAGGATGATATTTGGTTTCCAATTGATCCCTCTAAATATCATTTACTAGGAAATAATTATAGGAAAATAGCATATACTAGAAAATGAATGTTCGAGGGTGGATGTGATGGGAAAGCACCAAATGGTAATGCACTGTTGGTTTGTTTTAGCATCACTCGAAGGTTGAAGTTGATTCTGATATGGTTTTCAACAATTTTTCATTGCAGTGCCAAGGCAATCTCCAATGCAGCCCAAGGAACCACTAGTGCCACCAGCTACACATCCAAGCATTTCGAGGGTAGCTCCAACCAGTAAATCAGGTGCTCCTTTtggcataaaataaaaataaaaatctaagcaCTTGAATGTATTTCAAATGGAACCATTTGCTAGAAAATAATTATAGGAAAAAATAGCATATACTAGAAAATGAATGCTAGAGGGCGTGTATGATGGTAAAGCACCAAGCCACCAAATGGTAATGCACTGATGGTTCATTTTAGCATCACTTGAAGGTTGAAGTTGATTCTGATATggttttcaccatttttttcattACAGTGCCAAGTCAATCTCATTCTCCAATGCAGCCCAAGGAACCACTAGTGCCACCAGCTACACATCCAAACATTTCGAGGGTAGCTCCAAGCATTAGATTAGGTGCTCCTTTtgtcataaaataaaaataaaaatctaagcaCTCGAGTGTACTTCAAATGGAACCATGAATTCTTGTTTCATCCAATTGATCCCTCTAAATATCATTTACTATAAAATAATTATAGGAAAAAATAGTATGTACTAGAGAATGAATGCTTGAGGGCGGGTATGATGGGAAAGCACCATATGGTAATGCTCCGTTGGTTCTTTTTAGTATCACTTGAAGGTTGAAGTTGATTCTGATACAGTTTTCACTGTTTTTTTATTACAGTGCCAAGTCAATCTCCAATGCAGCCCAAGGAGCCACTAGTGCCACCTGCTACACGTCCAAGCCTTTCGAGGGTTGCTCCAGCCATTAGATCAGGTGCTCCTTTtggcataaaataaaaataaaaatctaagcaCTCAAATGTATTTCAAATGGAACCATGAAATCTTCCTCTCATTTCACCAGCTGGAGAAGCAATGGAATATGATTGGTCTTGATTGCAAGTTGAAATTGATTTTGATGCGGTTTTGACCGTGTTTTCATTACAGTACCGAGTCAATCTCCAACCCCGCAGGAATTGCCACTAGTGCCTCCAGCCACACATCCAAGTGGTTCAAGGATTGCTCCAATTACTACGTCAGGTGCTCCTTATgtcattattgttgttgttgttgttgttgttatttcaaTCCAAGCATTCAAATTATTTCAATTGGAATCATGAAGTCTTCCTCTGATTCTAATGCCGTCTTATTCGCCATATGAGAGAAACAATGGAATATGATTGATCCTGACCTGGTCTTCGTATGATCTACAGAACCCTCTGCTTCTCCTGTATCAATCTTTCCCCCGATTCTTCATGGTAGAAGGCATGGAAGGCTGGTTGCTGCACCTCCAAGGGAGATATTCAACCATTTATCTCCTGCAAGTCATTCTCCAACGAAAGGTTTTTTTGCATATTGAGCTTTCAAGTTGTAAATGCATGGATTAAAAGTGCAAGTTCTACGCCAACGAATGTTGATCTTGCCTGCAGGTTCATCTCCTGTTATAAATCCAACACCGCATGAAGCCCCAAAGCCCCCAGATGATGCTTCTCCCCTGTCTAACCCATTTCCCAAGCCTCCTATAAGGAAGAGGGTTCTAAGTCCTGCACCTGCACCTGCAGCTCCGATCTCATCTCATAAATATCATGCAAGGAAAAAAGTCATTAGCCCTCCACCTGCAGCCACACGTTTGTTTCCTCCACCATCATACCACCAAGGTTGGGTTTTGGCTGAAAGTGTGTCAATCAAACCAAATGTGACAGGCGATATGAATGCATGTATTTGGCTCATCTAATGCTTCTCCCTTTCTTCATTTTTGTTAAAGGTCCAGTAGTCTCTCCAGCTCCTTCACATCCTCCAATGGTACACCCTAAGAGGAGTCGACAAAGGCCACATGGTCCTCCAGCCCTAAATCAAGGTACTTGAATAATTCACAATTCACTGCGAATGGTGGCACTGCTTCAAACCAGATGAGATGCAAATGCTATTTCTGCAATTGCACATTTTGATCTCCTCGTCATGCACAACTTGGCAAATATGTGCATGATCTGAGCTGTTCGTCATGTTGGCTCCAATGTGTATTTTCTGTGGCCTGAAGATCAGGCCATTTGGTCATCAAGTGACCACATTTATATGGAAAAATTGACCGTTAGAAAACATTAGAAGAAGTTCATGTTTGTTGtacatgcatggcccacttgatgaatcacGTCAAGCACACAGTGAACCTCCCTgctgaatggcctagatcttgtACCCATTGCCACATTGAAATCAGGAGAGGGAAAATTGACAGTTATAAAACATTAGAAGAAGTTCATGTTTGTTGtacatgcatggcccacttgCTGAATCATGTCAAGCACACAGTGAACCTCCCTgctgaatggcctagatcttgtacacattgccaCATTGAAATCAGGAGGGATTGGAAATCCTACTCTTTCATTAGCTTTGGCAGGGGGCCTCAAACAAGATATCGTTGCTTTAAGTTTTGACTTGGTTGCTTCACATCaggcccttctctctctcctatacCATCACCCTTTCCTCCAACAGTGAACCAGGGAGCTCCTGCACCTTTGCCATCACTAGCAGTTCCATCTGGCCCAGCTGAAAGTATGGGAAAAATTACCTTTCCGTCTGTTGCTATTTCTTCACCATGGTTGTTTCATTTATGGTGTTGAAAGTTGCTTATGGTTATGACCTGGTATAGGGCAAGGGCCTATTCACCCCCCGACTGTTTCTCCTTCCGCTCCATTCCCAAAGAAGCCGAGGATGCCATTGCCATCACCAATTCGAGCATTACCACCTCCACCTCCTAATCAAGGTACATATTCAGGACCCTCTCACTGTCTCTTCTTATTCTGCCTTCGTAATGTAATCTATGTGAATCCCAAGGAAATTAATCACGTTTCTGGAGTCTGACTCACTCTTGGCTGGGAATAATCATATTGCCTGAAACTTACTGTGAAAAATGTCCGAGACTTGCTGAAACAACTGAACTGAGTTGACTTGGTTTGGCAAGTCCAGATTCCTTAATCCCAAGTGGACAGCACAGAGAGCACTCTGTGCAGGCTTGTgcttcaaaccaaatatcaatatTTGTAAATTGAAAGTTTGATTTTGTCCAACTTGCAGATTGTACATCAGTGGCATGCGTGGAGCCATTAACGAACACCCTTCCTGGATCACCTTGTGGCTGTGTTTGGCCGATTCAAGTTGGACTGCATCTGAATGTCGCACTTTACACATTCTTCCCTTTGGTTTCAGAGCTAGCCCAAGAAATTGCAACTGGAATTTTCATGAAACAAAGCCAGGTCCGCATCATGGGAGCAAATGCTGCCAGCCAGGATCAGGACAAGACCATTGTCCTCATTGATCTGGTACCGCTCAGAGATAGATTCGATAACACTACGGCTTTTTTGACGTACGAGAAATTCTGGCACAAACAAGTTGTCATAAAGACTAACTTCTTTGGTGACTATGATGTTTTATATGTTCGATATCCAGGTAGTGggccttctttttcttcagttatGTTTATATTTGAGAAATACAATGGGGCAGGGTTGCAGATTTGCCTCTGtgcaattcatcaggtggggctgcCTACATTGAACATGTGCTAGCCTAAAAATAAGGATGGTCCACTTGTCAGTTGAGCTGGACAAGTAGATTGAATATGGACTGCTGTCTCTCTTTTCTCATATGCttgttgcccacctgatgagtggaccagcttgaTGTCTGGGCCTGTGCATGTTGCCTGCTGGCCTAACCTGATGAATGGCATGCTAGACCTCCTTACAATCTCACTTGGGAATCCCATTGGCAAGGTCCTATATGCTTGAAAGGCAGATCAGCAGACTGTTTTAAAACTATCTTTTCTCACAGGCCTTCCTCCTTCACCACCTTCGGCACCTGCCAGCATCAACGTAGATGGTGGGCAACTTGCTAATGACAATAACTCAAGGAGGATACAGCCTCTAGGTGTTGATGTGAAGAAACGGAGAGAAAAACTTGGTGGCAGCCTAATTGTTATCATAGTTCTATCATCTGCTATAGCTTTGGTTTTAAGTATTGTAGCTTTGTGGCTTTTGCTATGGAAGCGTGGTAGTCATGCTTGTCAGCCTGCACCAACCATGCGTGCTTCAATACCTCCTACCAAGCCATCAGGTAAACATTATTCCTTGCAAACAATGCTTTTGACTTGTCTAGGTTGGGGCCCcacccaatgttgtcaaatcgcatatgccattgtaTGCAACCAGCATATGCTGTTCGCATGctagcatatgcgattgcatatagCTCtagcttatttatttttaatatgtaaaaaaagggaaaaaattataaaaaaaaattttgaaaaaaatctaaaaaattaggaaaaactaTGCCTAATTACTGCAAGTGGTTGGATTGggttcttttacctatttcattgtagtttgagtgtTTGAGACTATTGGACCATCTAtaaattaagttatatatttaattacttatattatatttatataaaatttaacaaaacaaacaacaagtttcattaagagagaattaattattaaaaacttcgaatatagaaattttattgataaatgatgACTTGATAACTTGAACAACTTATAACAAgctacaacttaatttacaaatacAATTTACAATTTACAAAAAAAGAGCACAACTTACAAAGTTACAAGTTTCAATTTATTGACTTCTAAATTtaatatatgaaaaaataaacatactaACATGGGCTACCATACACGTATAtgatgtttggatacatggattCAACGgtcatttttttttaccattgggaccTATATGCGATCGCAAATGGAGTATGCCATTGCATACTTGTTGCACAAAAACGTATGCCATCGCATACTATCCTGGATCGCATATGTTGGTATATGCCTTCTGAAAAAAAAAGGTATGCCATCGCATACTATCCTGGATTGCATATGTTGGCATGTgccttctggaaaaaaaaaatggcatatgcgatcgcacatgacgaCATTAGCCCCACCTTTGGTAACTTAAGCTGTTGATCTGTTGGGACCCATTATGGGATGGGCCATGCCTTATTCTCCTCTTGCAGATGATCCCATTCATACCATCAAAATGAATGCTTACAACCTATGGTTCACATTTAAAAGTGGTCCAGTTGAACTTTAAGATCAACTGATGGCGGAGATTTCTGGCCATCTCCCTGCACGAGGTGCTTGCCATATAAATGATTTGGATTCACCAagaggtgggccgcacatgtatAGCTTATTGGGTGGAATGAAAGCTCGATCAAACATCATATACCTTCTCTTTTAGTTACATGTGTGACCTTTTCTCCCATTTTGGCATGTCAGGAGGGGCCGGATCTATGGTGCTTGGCAGCTGGGCTAGTTCCACATCACTGTCCTTCAGCTCTAGCATAGCAACATATACTGGGTCAGCTAAAACATTCAGTGCGGGTGAGATTGAGAAAGCTACGGATAGCTTCAACATTTCAACAGTGCTTGGAGAAGGTGGTTTCGGGCGTGTTTACAGCGGTGTGCTTGAAGATGGAACAAAGGTGGCTGTCAAGGTTCTCAAGAGAGATGATCAGCAAGGTAGCCGAGAATTTTTGGCTGAGGTTGAGATGCTTAGCCGTTTGCATCATAGGAACTTGGTCAAGTTGATTGGTATATGCACAGAAGAGCATAGCCGATGCCTGGTCTATGAACTTATTCCCAATGGCAGTGTGGAATCTCACTTGCACGGTACCGAAAACAAACCTTATCACATTTTAGCTGTTGTGTGGACTTAGTATAGATTGCTAATTAAGACAAGTATGGGGTCCTGAGCCTCAGCAAATAATTCTGATGCATAGAATTCCATACATGTGGTGGCCATGGTTCTCTGAGCCTGGCTGTTGATCTGCTCGCTGTGGATGGGGATGCTCCAAGAATCTCCTAGATTGGAATATCCTAACTTTACTATCGTTGATCAAGAAACAAGAAATGCTCCATATTGAACAGACAGTTGGCCGAGATTGAAAAGCTTAGGACCTTCCAATGTGGCATTTTTTTGGGGACATTGCTTTCCATGCTGGGGCCTGTCAGGTCAACGATCTAGATCTCCAAGCCATAGGTCCTGCATGTACTACATCCTGTGCAACGGCAAATTATTGCTGATGCTCAGGACCATGTAGTTTCTCATTAGGtagttgatttcttcttcttcttcttcttcttcttttttttttctttctcatcatggCCTATACTAAAAGGCCATGAGTTATTTGATCCTTTTAAGAAATGGTTTTGAATGTGATC
This region of Magnolia sinica isolate HGM2019 chromosome 1, MsV1, whole genome shotgun sequence genomic DNA includes:
- the LOC131218012 gene encoding receptor-like serine/threonine-protein kinase ALE2 isoform X3, giving the protein MGRRLVLAMVLFCIAIGSEFHGSEGSAAYLLRKLQSKSLYVPPFAYRIVLPITLGAPSKSIDMEVHLSRLIAPSMLAPHGPIEKGYANSSQPTFPAPRPTEDRTPTFEYHGKSPRTSPPGPLALPKVSVSPLPMMLPPKLAPAPPGVQDPVASAPQNAPSHHKSKEHKQSRGVAPSTGNQTPHAVDGAVPRQSPMQPKEPLVPPATHPSISRVAPTSKSVPSQSHSPMQPKEPLVPPATHPNISRVAPSIRLVPSQSPTPQELPLVPPATHPSGSRIAPITTSEPSASPVSIFPPILHGRRHGRLVAAPPREIFNHLSPASHSPTKGSSPVINPTPHEAPKPPDDASPLSNPFPKPPIRKRVLSPAPAPAAPISSHKYHARKKVISPPPAATRLFPPPSYHQGPVVSPAPSHPPMVHPKRSRQRPHGPPALNQGPSLSPIPSPFPPTVNQGAPAPLPSLAVPSGPAERQGPIHPPTVSPSAPFPKKPRMPLPSPIRALPPPPPNQDCTSVACVEPLTNTLPGSPCGCVWPIQVGLHLNVALYTFFPLVSELAQEIATGIFMKQSQVRIMGANAASQDQDKTIVLIDLVPLRDRFDNTTAFLTYEKFWHKQVVIKTNFFGDYDVLYVRYPGLPPSPPSAPASINVDGGQLANDNNSRRIQPLGVDVKKRREKLGGSLIVIIVLSSAIALVLSIVALWLLLWKRGSHACQPAPTMRASIPPTKPSGGAGSMVLGSWASSTSLSFSSSIATYTGSAKTFSAGEIEKATDSFNISTVLGEGGFGRVYSGVLEDGTKVAVKVLKRDDQQGSREFLAEVEMLSRLHHRNLVKLIGICTEEHSRCLVYELIPNGSVESHLHGVDKETAPLDWGARMKIALGSARGLAYLHEDSSPRVIHRDFKSSNILLEHDFTPKVSDFGLARSALDGGNEHISTRVMGTFGYVAPEYAMTGHLLVKSDVYSYGVVLLELLTGRKPVDMLRPPGQENLVTWARPLLTSKEGLEMIIDPSLGSNFPFDSVAKVAAIASMCVQPEVSHRPFMGEVVQALKLVCNENDEKRGASGSFSQEDLSSAQDIDTRVSNASSQPPETRSFLTADYDSGLEAERAISTSEIFSMTARITRQESGSFRRHSCSGPLSTGKNGQFWQGGVSRGSVSEHGVTLKSLAGLEGGKMWP
- the LOC131218012 gene encoding receptor-like serine/threonine-protein kinase ALE2 isoform X4, which gives rise to MGRRLVLAMVLFCIAIGSEFHGSEGSAAYLLRKLQSKSLYVPPFAYRIVLPITLGAPSKSIDMEVHLSRLIAPSMLAPHGPIEKGYANSSQPTFPAPRPTEDRTPTFEYHGKSPRTSPPGPLALPKVSVSPLPMMLPPKLAPAPPGVQDPVASAPQNAPSHHKSKEHKQSRGVAPSTGNQTPHAVDGAVPRQSPMQPKEPLVPPATHPSISRVAPTSKSVPSQSPMQPKEPLVPPATRPSLSRVAPAIRSVPSQSPTPQELPLVPPATHPSGSRIAPITTSEPSASPVSIFPPILHGRRHGRLVAAPPREIFNHLSPASHSPTKGSSPVINPTPHEAPKPPDDASPLSNPFPKPPIRKRVLSPAPAPAAPISSHKYHARKKVISPPPAATRLFPPPSYHQGPVVSPAPSHPPMVHPKRSRQRPHGPPALNQGPSLSPIPSPFPPTVNQGAPAPLPSLAVPSGPAERQGPIHPPTVSPSAPFPKKPRMPLPSPIRALPPPPPNQDCTSVACVEPLTNTLPGSPCGCVWPIQVGLHLNVALYTFFPLVSELAQEIATGIFMKQSQVRIMGANAASQDQDKTIVLIDLVPLRDRFDNTTAFLTYEKFWHKQVVIKTNFFGDYDVLYVRYPGLPPSPPSAPASINVDGGQLANDNNSRRIQPLGVDVKKRREKLGGSLIVIIVLSSAIALVLSIVALWLLLWKRGSHACQPAPTMRASIPPTKPSGGAGSMVLGSWASSTSLSFSSSIATYTGSAKTFSAGEIEKATDSFNISTVLGEGGFGRVYSGVLEDGTKVAVKVLKRDDQQGSREFLAEVEMLSRLHHRNLVKLIGICTEEHSRCLVYELIPNGSVESHLHGVDKETAPLDWGARMKIALGSARGLAYLHEDSSPRVIHRDFKSSNILLEHDFTPKVSDFGLARSALDGGNEHISTRVMGTFGYVAPEYAMTGHLLVKSDVYSYGVVLLELLTGRKPVDMLRPPGQENLVTWARPLLTSKEGLEMIIDPSLGSNFPFDSVAKVAAIASMCVQPEVSHRPFMGEVVQALKLVCNENDEKRGASGSFSQEDLSSAQDIDTRVSNASSQPPETRSFLTADYDSGLEAERAISTSEIFSMTARITRQESGSFRRHSCSGPLSTGKNGQFWQGGVSRGSVSEHGVTLKSLAGLEGGKMWP
- the LOC131218012 gene encoding receptor-like serine/threonine-protein kinase ALE2 isoform X6, with amino-acid sequence MGRRLVLAMVLFCIAIGSEFHGSEGSAAYLLRKLQSKSLYVPPFAYRIVLPITLGAPSKSIDMEVHLSRLIAPSMLAPHGPIEKGYANSSQPTFPAPRPTEDRTPTFEYHGKSPRTSPPGPLALPKVSVSPLPMMLPPKLAPAPPGVQDPVASAPQNAPSHHKSKEHKQSRGVAPSTGNQTPHAVDGAVPRQSPMQPKEPLVPPATHPSISRVAPTSKSVPSQSPTPQELPLVPPATHPSGSRIAPITTSEPSASPVSIFPPILHGRRHGRLVAAPPREIFNHLSPASHSPTKGSSPVINPTPHEAPKPPDDASPLSNPFPKPPIRKRVLSPAPAPAAPISSHKYHARKKVISPPPAATRLFPPPSYHQGPVVSPAPSHPPMVHPKRSRQRPHGPPALNQGPSLSPIPSPFPPTVNQGAPAPLPSLAVPSGPAERQGPIHPPTVSPSAPFPKKPRMPLPSPIRALPPPPPNQDCTSVACVEPLTNTLPGSPCGCVWPIQVGLHLNVALYTFFPLVSELAQEIATGIFMKQSQVRIMGANAASQDQDKTIVLIDLVPLRDRFDNTTAFLTYEKFWHKQVVIKTNFFGDYDVLYVRYPGLPPSPPSAPASINVDGGQLANDNNSRRIQPLGVDVKKRREKLGGSLIVIIVLSSAIALVLSIVALWLLLWKRGSHACQPAPTMRASIPPTKPSGGAGSMVLGSWASSTSLSFSSSIATYTGSAKTFSAGEIEKATDSFNISTVLGEGGFGRVYSGVLEDGTKVAVKVLKRDDQQGSREFLAEVEMLSRLHHRNLVKLIGICTEEHSRCLVYELIPNGSVESHLHGVDKETAPLDWGARMKIALGSARGLAYLHEDSSPRVIHRDFKSSNILLEHDFTPKVSDFGLARSALDGGNEHISTRVMGTFGYVAPEYAMTGHLLVKSDVYSYGVVLLELLTGRKPVDMLRPPGQENLVTWARPLLTSKEGLEMIIDPSLGSNFPFDSVAKVAAIASMCVQPEVSHRPFMGEVVQALKLVCNENDEKRGASGSFSQEDLSSAQDIDTRVSNASSQPPETRSFLTADYDSGLEAERAISTSEIFSMTARITRQESGSFRRHSCSGPLSTGKNGQFWQGGVSRGSVSEHGVTLKSLAGLEGGKMWP